The nucleotide sequence AGAGAGGTCGCCCATTAATAAATATCCGAAACAAGTAGCATGGAATAAACTCAGCTACCATTATTCCCATTGTCATTAATCAATTGACATAATTATCAAACCTGGCACCACTGCATGCCAGTCTATGTAAGAACAATGACAATAATATGGCAGCCAAATTCACTACTGATCAGATTATTTTTTTCTTTCAATAATAACACCAACTTGACGAGCCTGCGCGACAGCACCCGGTTTACTCACTTTTATCCGTACCCACGGCGAATTAAAACGTTTTAACAGCAGATCCGCTACCTCTTCAGCCACTCTTTCAACCAGAGCAAAATTCTGATTTTCTACATGATTGATGATCGCTTCGCTAACTTTGGCATAATCCAGACAATATTCGACATCATCACTGGATGATGCACGTTTATTATCCCATCCCATTTCGATATCGAACACTAACTTCTGTTTAATGGTCTGTTCCCAGTCGTAAACACCAATTGTGGTAACAACGACTAACTCCTCAATAAATACGATATCCATCACGTCATTTTCCTGTTTTTCAACTTGTCGGATACCACTTCCGACTAAATATGCGTATTATCCATGACTAGTCTAAGAAAACGACCATTATTATTGGGGAGACATTATGAGTGCTATCGCGCTTGGCATGATCATCTTCGCGTATCTTTGCGGTTCAATTTCCAGCGCAATACTTATTTGTCGCCTGGCTGGGCTACCTGATCCTCGTCAACATGGCTCAGGCAACCCAGGCGCGACAAATGTATTGCGAATTGGTGGCCGCAGTACTGCGGCAATAGTACTAATTTGTGATGTTCTAAAAGGGATGATCCCCGTCTGGTTGGCTTATCAACTCTATGTTCCCCCTTTCTATTTAGGAATTACAGCAATCGCTGCTTGTCTCGGCCATATTTACCCGATCTTTTTCCAATTTAAAGGCGGTAAGGGTGTCGCAACTGCTTTTGGTGCTATTGCGGCAATTGGTTGGGATCTGACAGGTTTGATGATGGGTACTTGGCTGCTGACCATATTATTGAGCGGCTATTCTTCTTTAGGGGCCATTGTCAGTGCCTTGATAGCACCATTCTATGTCTGGTGGTTTAAACCCGAATTTACTTTCCCCGTAGCCATGCTCTGCTGTCTGGTGTTACTACGTCACCATGATAATATCCAGCGTCTGTGGCGCGGCCAAGAAAATCGTCTCTGGAACAAGCTAAAAAAGAAAAAAGAGATGACCGAAAAAGAAAAAAAACGAACAGAAAAAGAGCAAAGAAAAGAAGATTAACAACAAGGCTGGATAAAGACCAGCAACTCATTGAGTTACTGGTCTTTTATTTGAAGATTTATAATGGAGGTAATTCCGACAATGGCCAGCGGGCTTTGACTATCACGCCAAGTGAGTCATTCACCTCTCCTTTTAGGCGGATCATGCCGGCAAGCGCAATCATGGCACCGTTATCTGTACAGAATTCAGGGCGCGCATAAAATACTTCGCCACCCAATTTTGCCATGACCTCTTCCATTTTAATCCGCAATGCCCGGTTGGCGCTGACACCACCAGCCATCACTAGTCGCTTGAACCCGGTCTGCTCAAGCGCTCTCTTACATTTAATCGCTAATGTATCAACCACTGCGTCTTCAAAAGCGCGGGCAATATCCGCTCTGGTCTGCTCATCATCGCTGTTGTTATGAATAGTATTAGACGCAAAAGTTTTCAATCCTGAAAAACTGAAATCCAACCCAGGACGATCTGTCATCGGGCGAGGAAATACAAAACGCCCAACTTCTCCTTTCTGAGCCATTCTGGAGAGTACCGGCCCTCCTGGATAATCCAATCCCAGTAACTTAGCTGTTTTATCAAACGCTTCACCAGCGGCATCATCTATTGATTCACCAAGTAGCTCATATTTACCGATACCCGTCACACTAATAAGCTGTGTATGACCACCAGACACCAGCAAAGCTACAAACGGGAACTCAGGACTGTTATCTTCCAGCATTGGAGCGAGTAAATGCCCTTCCATATGATGAACAGGAATCGCAGGAACATCCCAAGCAAACGCCAGAGAACGGCCAATCGTCGCCCCCACCAACAATGCACCAACCAGACCAGGACCTGCTGTATAAGCCACCGCATCAATATCTTTACAGGTTAATCCTGCTTCTTTCAAAGCAGCTTGAATTAAGGGCACTGTTTTGCGGATATGGTCACGTGAAGCCAATTCAGGCACGACACCACCGTAATCAGCATGCAGTTTAATCTGACTGTATAATTGATTTGCCAATAAACCGGCTTCGTCGTCATAAATTGCGATTCCGGTTTCATCGCAGGACGTTTCTATACCTAAAACTCGCATTACACTACCTATATTCCACAGAAGAGAGCCAGTTTATCATTAATAAGCTAATTTGCGCGGCTTACATGCTGACTATTTTTGCTGCTTAGTCTATAATCACTCCTCTACATAAAATCCCTGTGTGGTTATCATCAATATTACGGAACTGATTTGCAGATCACCGTCGTAGTGTTGTTGTTTCAATTTGCTGCGGCGCTTTACAAAGCCGTGTTCATTGAAGTAAAATTCCGCACCATTTTAAGATGGCTGGCATCCCACGCCAGCAAGACCGATTTCTATTGAGGTGAGAGGCACATGCCGGTAATTAAAGTACGTGAAAACGAGCCATTCGACGTAGCATTGCGTCGCTTTAAGCGTTCCTGCGAA is from Photorhabdus laumondii subsp. laumondii and encodes:
- the plsY gene encoding glycerol-3-phosphate 1-O-acyltransferase PlsY; the protein is MSAIALGMIIFAYLCGSISSAILICRLAGLPDPRQHGSGNPGATNVLRIGGRSTAAIVLICDVLKGMIPVWLAYQLYVPPFYLGITAIAACLGHIYPIFFQFKGGKGVATAFGAIAAIGWDLTGLMMGTWLLTILLSGYSSLGAIVSALIAPFYVWWFKPEFTFPVAMLCCLVLLRHHDNIQRLWRGQENRLWNKLKKKKEMTEKEKKRTEKEQRKED
- the tsaD gene encoding tRNA (adenosine(37)-N6)-threonylcarbamoyltransferase complex transferase subunit TsaD, with the protein product MRVLGIETSCDETGIAIYDDEAGLLANQLYSQIKLHADYGGVVPELASRDHIRKTVPLIQAALKEAGLTCKDIDAVAYTAGPGLVGALLVGATIGRSLAFAWDVPAIPVHHMEGHLLAPMLEDNSPEFPFVALLVSGGHTQLISVTGIGKYELLGESIDDAAGEAFDKTAKLLGLDYPGGPVLSRMAQKGEVGRFVFPRPMTDRPGLDFSFSGLKTFASNTIHNNSDDEQTRADIARAFEDAVVDTLAIKCKRALEQTGFKRLVMAGGVSANRALRIKMEEVMAKLGGEVFYARPEFCTDNGAMIALAGMIRLKGEVNDSLGVIVKARWPLSELPPL
- the folB gene encoding bifunctional dihydroneopterin aldolase/7,8-dihydroneopterin epimerase, translating into MDIVFIEELVVVTTIGVYDWEQTIKQKLVFDIEMGWDNKRASSSDDVEYCLDYAKVSEAIINHVENQNFALVERVAEEVADLLLKRFNSPWVRIKVSKPGAVAQARQVGVIIERKK